Proteins from a genomic interval of Desulfovibrio piger:
- a CDS encoding IS5 family transposase: MPNGKLWTAPCCKRRRALKKSAAEGLGRNPTDRGRSGGKIHLHVDGQGIPLGVTAVGANEHDSRLIGATLKKSREMGGWFLGAEVRHLCLDKGYDYPRVSEEVYVNGFEEHIRSRGEEVREGRRNPARRWVVERTFAWLKGFRSLRTRYCCYLVNFMGLLYLALACILWKKLV; this comes from the coding sequence ATGCCCAATGGCAAGCTATGGACGGCACCTTGCTGCAAGCGCCGACGCGCTCTCAAAAAATCAGCGGCTGAGGGCCTCGGACGCAACCCGACGGATAGAGGGCGAAGTGGCGGCAAGATCCATCTCCATGTGGACGGTCAGGGTATTCCTCTGGGAGTGACGGCTGTAGGCGCCAATGAGCATGACAGCCGCCTGATAGGAGCAACGCTGAAAAAATCTCGGGAAATGGGCGGCTGGTTCCTGGGGGCTGAAGTTCGACACCTCTGTCTGGACAAGGGGTATGATTATCCGCGAGTCAGCGAGGAAGTTTATGTTAACGGATTTGAGGAACATATCCGCAGCCGGGGGGAAGAAGTCCGTGAAGGCCGGAGGAATCCAGCCCGCCGCTGGGTAGTGGAACGGACATTTGCCTGGCTGAAGGGTTTTCGGAGCTTACGCACTCGCTACTGTTGTTACCTCGTCAATTTTATGGGACTACTTTACCT
- a CDS encoding transposase produces MKQTDFRDVPDELWERIETLLAPFKRKRSGGSKPLSQRTILAGILYKCRSGCQWAMLSACYGSKSTVHEHFQRWNKAGVMAEIFRIFLAEYGEKVGVDAQWQAMDGTLLQAPTRSQKISG; encoded by the coding sequence ATGAAACAGACAGACTTTCGCGATGTGCCTGATGAACTGTGGGAACGTATCGAGACTCTTCTTGCCCCATTCAAACGAAAAAGAAGTGGCGGCAGCAAGCCGCTTTCACAGCGCACGATTCTTGCCGGGATTCTCTACAAATGCCGGAGCGGATGCCAATGGGCCATGCTTTCCGCCTGCTATGGCTCAAAAAGCACTGTCCACGAACACTTCCAACGCTGGAACAAAGCCGGTGTCATGGCGGAGATTTTTCGCATATTTCTTGCGGAATATGGGGAAAAGGTCGGCGTAGATGCCCAATGGCAAGCTATGGACGGCACCTTGCTGCAAGCGCCGACGCGCTCTCAAAAAATCAGCGGCTGA